A stretch of Pseudoprevotella muciniphila DNA encodes these proteins:
- the tyrS gene encoding tyrosine--tRNA ligase, protein MNFVEELQWRGMVHQMMPGTEEQLSKELTTAYLGIDPTADSLHIGHLCGVMMLRHFQRCGHKPLALVGGATGMIGDPSGKSQERNLLTPEILEHNKACIKQQLAKFLDFDTNLPNGAELVDNYEWMKDYGFLDFVREIGKHITVNYMMAKDSVKRRLNGEASDGLSFTEFSYQLLQGYDFLHLYETKNCKLQMGGSDQWGNITTGTELIRRTLGTEAQAFALTCPLITKSDGKKFGKTEQGNVWLDRRYTTPYRFYQFWLNVADDDAERYIKIFTSLPQEEINALIEEHRADPGRRTLQKRLGEEVTCMVHSREDYEMAIEASNILFGKATKDNLLKLDEETLLQVFDGVPQFEVSKDQALGVKAVDLFAETTKCFASKGEMRKLVQGGGVSLNKEKLAAFDQVIEQKDLLDGKYLLVQRGKKNYFLITVK, encoded by the coding sequence ATGAATTTCGTAGAAGAACTACAATGGCGTGGCATGGTTCACCAGATGATGCCAGGCACAGAAGAACAACTTTCAAAAGAACTTACTACGGCTTATTTGGGCATAGATCCTACAGCCGATTCACTGCATATTGGTCACCTCTGTGGGGTGATGATGCTCCGCCACTTCCAGCGTTGTGGCCACAAGCCCCTTGCGCTCGTGGGTGGTGCCACAGGTATGATAGGCGACCCATCGGGTAAGAGTCAGGAACGTAACCTGCTCACACCAGAGATACTCGAACACAACAAGGCTTGCATTAAGCAGCAGTTGGCAAAGTTTCTTGATTTTGACACCAACCTGCCTAATGGTGCAGAACTCGTGGATAACTACGAGTGGATGAAGGACTATGGTTTCCTCGACTTTGTGCGCGAAATAGGCAAGCATATCACGGTGAACTACATGATGGCGAAGGACTCCGTGAAGCGCCGCCTCAATGGAGAAGCCAGCGATGGCCTGTCGTTCACGGAATTCAGTTACCAACTCTTGCAGGGTTACGACTTCCTTCACCTTTACGAAACGAAGAACTGCAAACTTCAGATGGGCGGTTCGGACCAGTGGGGCAACATCACGACGGGTACAGAACTCATCCGTCGCACCCTCGGCACCGAAGCGCAGGCATTCGCACTGACCTGTCCGCTCATCACGAAGAGCGACGGCAAGAAGTTCGGTAAGACCGAACAAGGCAATGTATGGCTCGACCGCCGCTACACCACACCTTACCGCTTCTACCAGTTCTGGCTCAATGTGGCAGATGACGATGCGGAACGTTACATCAAGATCTTCACATCATTACCACAGGAAGAAATCAACGCCCTCATCGAGGAACATCGTGCCGATCCGGGCCGCCGCACACTGCAAAAGCGACTTGGAGAAGAAGTAACCTGCATGGTGCATAGCCGTGAAGACTATGAAATGGCAATCGAGGCATCGAATATCCTCTTCGGAAAGGCAACGAAAGATAATCTCTTGAAACTGGACGAGGAAACACTATTGCAAGTGTTCGATGGTGTGCCACAATTTGAAGTAAGCAAAGATCAAGCACTCGGTGTGAAGGCAGTAGATCTCTTCGCTGAAACCACAAAGTGCTTCGCTTCAAAAGGCGAGATGCGCAAACTCGTGCAAGGTGGTGGTGTGAGTCTAAACAAAGAAAAACTTGCTGCATTCGACCAAGTCATTGAGCAGAAAGACCTCCTCGATGGCAAATACCTCCTCGTGCAACGTGGCAAGAAGAACTACTTCCTCATCACCGTGAAGTAA
- a CDS encoding DUF362 domain-containing protein, with translation MKKLLAALCLMAATMTAAAQPKVYVTRDISPEALVKIYKALGVKAEGRVAVKISTGEGSNPNYLKPELIKELVFEVDGTIVECNTAYGSGAGNEKDERNTSANHWKVIERHGFLNYFPVDIMDEYDEIRIPVNDQTNIKYDIVGGHIANYDFMVLLSHFKGHPMGGYGGALKNLSIGCASKNGKAYIHSAGKMEKLDMGKLWTPEYVGNQDGFLESMAAAAQAVVNYFERQKGIIYISVMNNMSIDCDCVDHPAPVKLEDYGILASTDPVALDQACIDIINRQKVTAKNDPTDLLNRIDKQHGIHTIEWAEKIGLGSREYELVSIDK, from the coding sequence ATGAAAAAACTATTAGCGGCGCTGTGCCTGATGGCAGCAACCATGACAGCAGCGGCACAACCGAAAGTATATGTTACCCGCGACATCAGCCCCGAAGCACTCGTGAAGATCTACAAGGCACTGGGCGTAAAAGCCGAAGGTCGCGTGGCAGTGAAAATATCAACGGGCGAAGGCAGCAACCCCAACTACCTCAAGCCTGAACTCATAAAGGAACTCGTGTTTGAAGTGGACGGCACCATCGTCGAGTGCAACACCGCCTACGGCAGCGGAGCAGGTAACGAAAAGGACGAGCGCAACACGTCCGCCAACCACTGGAAAGTGATAGAACGCCACGGCTTCCTCAATTACTTCCCCGTGGACATCATGGACGAATACGACGAAATACGCATACCCGTCAACGACCAGACGAACATCAAGTACGACATCGTGGGCGGCCACATAGCAAACTACGACTTCATGGTGCTCCTGAGCCACTTCAAGGGACACCCCATGGGCGGATACGGAGGTGCACTCAAAAACCTATCCATAGGCTGTGCATCAAAGAACGGAAAGGCATACATCCACTCAGCTGGAAAAATGGAAAAACTCGACATGGGCAAACTCTGGACACCTGAGTACGTCGGCAATCAGGACGGCTTCCTCGAATCCATGGCAGCAGCCGCACAGGCTGTAGTCAACTACTTCGAGCGACAGAAGGGCATCATCTATATCTCCGTGATGAACAACATGTCCATCGACTGCGACTGTGTAGACCACCCCGCACCTGTGAAACTCGAAGACTACGGCATACTCGCATCCACCGACCCCGTAGCACTCGACCAGGCATGCATCGACATTATCAACCGGCAGAAAGTAACAGCAAAAAACGACCCCACCGACCTACTCAACCGTATCGACAAACAACACGGCATACACACCATAGAATGGGCAGAGAAAATAGGACTCGGCAGCCGCGAATACGAACTCGTCAGTATTGATAAATAA
- a CDS encoding glycoside hydrolase family 95 protein: MRIFLVFIMAIFANTALLAQQARMELWYDKPATDWMTQALPVGNGELGAMFFGGVEQENIQFNEKTLWEGSPTVRGAYQDFGLITLDFPGYKEQLNYQRGLDLDSAIGYVRYTSHDLDFRREYIASRRNKVVAVRITTPGNSGRLNFFVDINDAHHAERTLENSTFTLRGELTHLNYEAQLRVVNEGGSAIASQGRIRIVNADAVTLILAAGTNYDIAKANYIGQTAEQLHSTISRRISMASRKGYDKLRREHVADYKALYDRVKLDLHCQQPEMTTAELVRKHTESNYLDALYFQYGRYLAISSSLGMNLPNNLQGIWCNSNTPPWESDIHTNINIQMNYWPAEPTNLAECHEPFINYVKTEALRDSGSFQNLARQEDCRGWTVCTQSNIFGQTDWNINRPANAWYCMHLWQHYLFSQDRHFLKKTAWPVMKVTCEYWFDRLKEVNGKLLCPDEWSPEHGPWQDGVPYAQQLVYELFASTLEACKTLKSDPAFENELRDKLIRLDRGIEIDERGEIKEWKTDKENLAERDKEHRHMSHLIALYPGTQISFMQNADTANAAKRSMLSRGDGGTGWSRAWKISLWARLLDGNHAHKLLKAALALATANNVQMGGFAAGVYENLFDAHPPFQIDGNFGATAGMAEMLLQSHLGYLHILPALPDAWPKGSAEGLRAAGNFTISLSWDKKQPTAITILSGSGKALDICLDNADRLSSITDASGRSISFTRNGNRISFPTKSGKTYRLVF; this comes from the coding sequence ATGAGAATATTTTTAGTTTTCATAATGGCTATTTTTGCCAACACCGCACTCCTTGCGCAGCAGGCGCGGATGGAGTTATGGTATGATAAGCCTGCCACAGACTGGATGACGCAGGCTTTGCCAGTAGGTAACGGCGAATTGGGTGCAATGTTCTTTGGCGGTGTGGAGCAGGAGAACATTCAGTTCAATGAAAAGACACTTTGGGAGGGTAGTCCCACAGTGCGCGGGGCGTACCAAGACTTCGGACTTATTACGCTCGACTTCCCCGGCTACAAGGAGCAACTGAACTACCAGCGCGGTCTTGATCTCGACTCTGCCATAGGTTATGTGCGTTACACTTCGCATGATCTGGATTTCCGCCGCGAATACATCGCCAGCCGGAGGAACAAGGTGGTGGCAGTCAGGATTACCACGCCCGGCAACAGCGGCAGGCTGAATTTCTTCGTTGATATCAACGACGCACACCATGCAGAGAGAACACTTGAGAACTCCACCTTTACCCTTCGCGGAGAACTGACACACCTGAATTATGAGGCCCAACTCCGCGTGGTCAATGAAGGTGGGTCTGCCATCGCCTCACAAGGCAGGATACGCATAGTGAATGCTGATGCCGTGACCCTCATCCTGGCAGCAGGCACTAACTACGACATTGCCAAGGCAAACTACATCGGACAGACTGCAGAACAACTCCACAGCACTATCTCGCGCCGCATCAGCATGGCAAGCCGTAAGGGCTATGACAAGTTGCGCCGGGAACACGTGGCAGACTACAAGGCGCTCTACGACCGTGTGAAACTCGACCTCCACTGTCAACAGCCTGAAATGACAACGGCAGAACTCGTGCGGAAGCACACCGAAAGCAACTATCTCGATGCACTTTATTTCCAATATGGCAGATACCTTGCCATCTCATCGTCGCTCGGCATGAACCTGCCCAACAATCTGCAGGGCATCTGGTGCAACTCCAACACTCCGCCATGGGAAAGTGATATCCATACGAACATCAACATACAGATGAACTATTGGCCCGCAGAGCCCACCAATCTGGCAGAATGTCATGAGCCGTTCATCAATTACGTAAAAACCGAAGCACTCCGCGACAGCGGCAGTTTCCAGAATTTAGCCCGACAGGAGGATTGTCGCGGGTGGACTGTCTGCACACAGAGCAACATCTTCGGACAGACCGACTGGAACATCAACCGTCCGGCAAATGCCTGGTACTGCATGCACCTCTGGCAGCACTACCTCTTCTCGCAGGACAGGCACTTCCTGAAAAAAACGGCATGGCCCGTCATGAAAGTGACATGCGAATACTGGTTCGACCGGCTGAAGGAAGTGAACGGCAAACTGCTCTGCCCTGACGAATGGTCGCCCGAGCACGGCCCATGGCAGGACGGTGTGCCATACGCACAACAACTCGTCTATGAACTCTTCGCCAGTACGCTCGAAGCCTGCAAGACACTGAAGTCAGACCCCGCTTTCGAGAATGAACTTCGCGACAAACTAATCCGCCTGGACCGTGGCATAGAAATCGACGAAAGAGGCGAGATAAAAGAGTGGAAGACAGACAAGGAGAACTTGGCTGAACGCGACAAGGAACATCGCCACATGTCGCACCTCATAGCGCTCTATCCCGGCACACAAATCAGTTTTATGCAAAATGCCGACACGGCGAATGCTGCCAAGCGTTCCATGCTGTCGAGGGGCGACGGTGGCACAGGTTGGAGCCGCGCCTGGAAGATATCCCTCTGGGCACGCCTGCTCGATGGCAACCATGCTCACAAACTCCTCAAGGCGGCATTAGCCCTCGCCACGGCGAACAACGTGCAGATGGGCGGTTTTGCAGCCGGTGTTTACGAGAACCTGTTCGATGCTCACCCACCCTTCCAGATTGACGGCAACTTCGGCGCCACGGCAGGCATGGCAGAAATGTTGCTTCAGAGCCATCTGGGCTATCTGCACATCCTTCCCGCTCTGCCCGATGCCTGGCCCAAGGGTTCTGCAGAAGGCCTGCGCGCTGCCGGCAATTTCACGATCAGTCTCAGTTGGGACAAGAAACAGCCCACTGCCATAACCATCCTCTCGGGAAGTGGGAAAGCATTGGATATCTGCCTCGACAATGCCGACCGCCTCAGCAGCATTACCGATGCCAGCGGCAGGAGCATCAGTTTCACGCGCAACGGCAACCGAATATCCTTCCCCACGAAATCAGGAAAGACGTATCGACTGGTATTCTGA
- the ypfJ gene encoding KPN_02809 family neutral zinc metallopeptidase, with translation MKLTGRRESTNVEDRRGRRASGGLLACGGIGAVIIGVLFALFSGGDPTAALQQIDLSQLGSPTQEVNPQQFTEEEQQLAKFSKQVLASTEDVWEKEFKKRGLTYTPPKLVLFTGSVQSACGGATAAVGPFYCSGDECLYIDLSFFSQMKQQLGADGDFAYAYVIAHEVGHHVEHLLGTLSEKHADMQRMNKVDANKVSVRIELQADFYAGVWGHHEQSLHNSLEEGDLEEAIDCAHKIGDNYLQQKAQGRVQPESFTHGTSAQRMKWLKLGLQTGNMDLGDTYSKSDAEL, from the coding sequence ATGAAACTTACAGGAAGACGTGAAAGTACAAATGTGGAAGACCGTCGCGGGCGTCGCGCATCGGGTGGCCTTCTTGCCTGTGGTGGCATCGGAGCGGTAATAATTGGTGTTTTGTTTGCTCTGTTTTCGGGTGGTGACCCTACAGCAGCCCTGCAGCAAATAGATCTCAGCCAGTTGGGAAGTCCAACACAGGAAGTCAATCCGCAGCAGTTCACCGAAGAGGAACAGCAACTTGCAAAGTTTTCAAAGCAGGTGCTTGCCAGCACGGAGGACGTATGGGAGAAAGAGTTTAAAAAGAGGGGCTTGACTTATACCCCGCCGAAACTGGTGCTGTTTACGGGTAGTGTGCAATCCGCTTGCGGCGGCGCCACGGCAGCAGTGGGCCCCTTCTATTGCTCCGGCGACGAATGTCTCTACATCGACCTCTCTTTCTTCTCGCAGATGAAACAGCAACTCGGTGCTGACGGCGACTTTGCATACGCCTACGTCATTGCACACGAAGTGGGGCACCATGTGGAGCATCTCCTCGGCACACTCAGTGAAAAGCATGCCGACATGCAGCGCATGAACAAGGTGGACGCGAATAAGGTCAGCGTGCGCATCGAACTCCAGGCAGACTTCTATGCCGGCGTGTGGGGCCATCACGAACAGAGCCTGCACAATTCGCTTGAAGAAGGTGACTTGGAGGAAGCCATCGACTGCGCTCATAAAATCGGCGACAACTATCTGCAGCAGAAAGCGCAGGGCCGTGTACAGCCGGAAAGTTTCACGCACGGCACAAGTGCGCAGCGCATGAAATGGCTGAAACTCGGTTTGCAGACAGGCAACATGGACCTTGGCGACACATACAGCAAGAGCGACGCAGAATTATAG
- the greA gene encoding transcription elongation factor GreA — protein sequence MAYMTKEGYDKMVAQLRQMELVDRPAASAAIAEARDKGDLSENSEYEAAKEAQAMLEMKINELKAAVASAKILDTSHLKGDIVQILSTVEIKNVKNNTLMKYTIVSESEANLREGKISSTTPIAQGLLGHKVGEVVDIKIPQGSVQLEIMSISI from the coding sequence ATGGCATACATGACAAAAGAGGGCTATGATAAAATGGTAGCCCAACTCCGCCAAATGGAACTGGTGGATCGCCCTGCAGCATCGGCTGCTATAGCAGAAGCCCGCGATAAAGGCGACCTCTCGGAAAATAGTGAATATGAAGCCGCAAAAGAAGCGCAGGCTATGCTCGAAATGAAAATCAACGAGCTCAAGGCTGCCGTTGCATCTGCAAAAATACTCGACACATCGCATCTCAAAGGCGACATCGTGCAGATTCTCTCAACGGTGGAAATCAAGAACGTGAAGAACAACACACTGATGAAGTACACCATCGTCAGTGAAAGCGAAGCCAACCTACGTGAAGGCAAAATCAGTTCTACAACACCTATAGCACAAGGATTGCTGGGGCACAAAGTGGGCGAAGTGGTGGACATAAAAATACCACAGGGCAGCGTTCAACTCGAAATCATGAGCATCAGTATCTAA
- a CDS encoding DNA/RNA helicase domain-containing protein → MANRCLYIASIKDFLEQERLSVLGSLHNNYHGDALTTTDEAWMGEIDILQQTLIPWKEEDAQVIFEYEIPRLGKRVDVVLLLRGIIFCLEFKVGQKDALQADVEQVMDYALDLKNFHRFSHDKIIVPILIPTRRETSTTEFQPSVYDDKIYNPIISGAEHLQDLIINVINNENASVSGTIDNWIISPYTPTPTIIEAARALYENHSVEDITRHEADKVSTDRTINYILQIIEQSKNQKKKSICFVTGVPGAGKTLVGLDVAIKQTYKDGELDKENGAVYLSGNGPLVAVLTEALARDNQKKCVAKGERKTLSASRREVSEFIQIIHRYRDNMLAKIKNPVENGIVEIDPEKAIHLEHTGYGEVEHVAIFDEAQRSWTHKRIANYLKRGGTYGNKLKVPNFPMSEAEFLIWSLDQREDWAVIVCLVGGGQEINTGEAGITEWIKALNSMFKHWYVYISNKLTDVEYAEGRVNELLQDNDKVTFAEDLHLAVSLRSFRAETLSAFVQSMLAFRPDAAELYKDVDSRKYPIVLTRSMDTARNWLRKQARGTQQTGILVTKVAARFKPLAVHILAQDEDNAVHWFLEDKTDIRSSNYLEDAATEIQVQGLELDYACVLWDADMRYVDGEWFFYKFNGKNKWNPENNKENQKYMLNAYRVLLTRARQGIIICIPKGNSRLTPEGFPEDPTRLPEFYDGTYEYLKSLGLKEL, encoded by the coding sequence ATGGCGAACAGATGTTTATATATAGCCAGTATTAAGGATTTTCTGGAGCAGGAACGCCTGTCAGTATTGGGATCGCTTCACAACAACTATCATGGTGATGCGCTCACGACAACAGACGAGGCTTGGATGGGCGAAATAGACATCTTACAACAGACACTTATTCCTTGGAAAGAGGAAGATGCTCAAGTTATCTTTGAATATGAGATTCCTCGGTTAGGCAAACGTGTTGATGTGGTTCTATTGCTTCGGGGTATTATTTTCTGTCTTGAATTTAAGGTAGGGCAAAAAGATGCTTTACAGGCTGATGTTGAGCAAGTAATGGACTATGCGCTTGACCTCAAAAACTTCCACCGTTTTAGTCATGATAAAATTATTGTGCCTATCCTGATTCCTACGCGACGTGAGACATCTACTACAGAATTCCAACCGTCTGTTTATGACGACAAGATTTACAACCCTATAATTTCTGGTGCAGAACATCTTCAAGACTTAATCATAAATGTTATAAATAATGAGAATGCCTCAGTCTCTGGAACGATAGATAATTGGATTATCAGTCCTTATACTCCTACTCCTACAATAATTGAGGCTGCTCGCGCTCTTTATGAGAATCATTCAGTAGAGGATATCACGCGTCATGAAGCAGATAAGGTTTCCACTGACCGAACTATCAATTACATCCTTCAGATTATTGAACAAAGTAAAAATCAAAAAAAGAAAAGTATTTGTTTTGTGACAGGTGTACCAGGAGCGGGCAAAACCCTGGTTGGATTGGATGTAGCTATTAAACAAACTTATAAAGATGGCGAGTTGGATAAGGAGAATGGTGCTGTTTATTTGTCTGGCAATGGACCTCTTGTGGCTGTATTGACTGAAGCGCTGGCTCGTGATAATCAGAAGAAATGTGTAGCGAAAGGCGAACGTAAGACTCTTTCTGCTTCAAGGCGAGAAGTGAGTGAATTCATTCAGATTATTCATCGCTATCGTGACAACATGCTGGCTAAGATTAAGAATCCTGTGGAGAATGGCATCGTTGAGATTGATCCAGAGAAAGCTATTCATTTGGAGCATACTGGTTATGGTGAAGTGGAGCATGTGGCTATCTTTGATGAAGCTCAGCGCAGTTGGACGCACAAACGCATAGCTAACTATCTGAAAAGAGGTGGTACATACGGCAACAAACTTAAGGTGCCTAATTTCCCGATGTCGGAAGCAGAGTTCTTGATTTGGTCGCTTGATCAACGTGAAGACTGGGCGGTCATTGTTTGCCTTGTTGGAGGTGGACAGGAAATCAATACAGGTGAGGCAGGTATCACAGAGTGGATTAAGGCCTTGAATTCTATGTTTAAACATTGGTATGTTTATATCTCAAACAAACTGACGGATGTTGAATACGCTGAAGGGCGTGTAAACGAACTGTTGCAGGACAACGATAAAGTAACCTTTGCTGAAGATTTGCATCTTGCTGTTAGTCTTCGTTCTTTTAGAGCGGAAACGCTCTCTGCATTTGTGCAGTCAATGCTTGCTTTCCGCCCAGATGCCGCAGAACTCTACAAAGATGTCGATAGCAGGAAATATCCGATTGTTTTGACCCGTAGTATGGATACCGCAAGAAATTGGCTAAGAAAGCAAGCACGTGGTACTCAGCAGACAGGCATTCTTGTAACCAAGGTGGCTGCGCGTTTCAAGCCGTTGGCCGTTCATATCCTTGCACAAGACGAAGACAATGCTGTGCATTGGTTCCTTGAAGACAAAACAGATATCCGTTCTTCCAACTATTTGGAAGATGCTGCAACTGAGATTCAGGTTCAAGGCCTGGAACTTGACTATGCATGTGTGCTTTGGGATGCTGATATGCGATATGTGGATGGGGAATGGTTTTTTTATAAGTTCAACGGCAAGAATAAGTGGAATCCTGAGAATAACAAAGAGAATCAGAAGTACATGCTCAATGCTTATCGCGTATTGCTAACACGTGCTCGACAGGGAATCATCATCTGTATTCCTAAAGGCAATAGCCGTCTTACACCAGAGGGATTCCCTGAAGACCCAACGCGCTTGCCAGAGTTCTATGATGGAACTTATGAGTATTTGAAATCACTCGGATTGAAAGAGTTATGA
- a CDS encoding (deoxy)nucleoside triphosphate pyrophosphohydrolase, which yields MKRIEVVAAIIHKGDKILATQRGYGEWKDFWEFPGGKMEAGETPEEALRREIWEELETRIVVERFVKTIDWDYPAFHLTMHCYLCRVESGCLKLKEHEAARWLTKDDLDSVEWLPADRDVVKEISAYP from the coding sequence ATGAAACGCATAGAAGTAGTAGCCGCGATAATCCATAAGGGAGATAAGATTCTTGCCACACAGCGGGGCTATGGCGAGTGGAAGGACTTCTGGGAGTTCCCGGGAGGCAAGATGGAGGCGGGCGAAACGCCCGAGGAGGCGCTCCGCCGCGAGATATGGGAGGAACTGGAAACGCGGATTGTCGTGGAGCGCTTCGTGAAGACAATAGATTGGGATTACCCCGCGTTCCACCTGACCATGCATTGCTACCTGTGCCGCGTGGAGAGTGGGTGCCTAAAACTGAAAGAGCACGAGGCGGCACGATGGCTCACGAAGGACGATCTGGACAGCGTGGAGTGGTTGCCCGCCGACAGGGATGTGGTAAAGGAAATATCTGCGTATCCTTAG
- a CDS encoding amidophosphoribosyltransferase, translated as MGGFFGTISKKECATDLFYGTDYNSHLGTKRAGIVTFDKEKGFTRSIHSLERDYFRSRFEGELEAFKGNSGLGIISDTDPQPILVNSHLGRYAVVTVAKVNNLREIAEELKEKRMHLSEMSQNNINQTELIALLVNMGDTFVDGINLIFKKVKGSCSLLVLTEDGIIAARDALGRTPIILGRKDGAYAATSESTSLPNLGYDIVRNVGPGEIVKITAEGEEVLQKPFSRCQICSFLWVYYGFPVSEYEGINAEYVRETAGQKMGEEDDLEADCVCGIPDSGVGFALGYSDGHKIPYKRAVLKYTPTWPRSFTPSKQSRRQLVAKMKLIPNRAILDNQRVVFCDDSIVRGTQLRDNVKMFFDYGAREVHARISCPPLVYGCPFVGFTASKSEMELLTRQIIQDFEGDANKNLEKYATTDTPEYTRMVNEIGKRLGLTSVKFNKIETLIDAIGLPKDRVCTHCFDGTSYEFTDTLTEEETAE; from the coding sequence ATGGGAGGTTTTTTTGGCACTATTTCTAAAAAGGAATGTGCAACCGATTTATTTTATGGCACGGACTATAATAGCCATCTTGGCACTAAACGTGCAGGTATTGTAACTTTCGATAAAGAAAAGGGCTTCACACGAAGCATCCACTCACTTGAGCGCGACTATTTCCGTAGTCGTTTTGAAGGAGAACTTGAGGCTTTCAAGGGGAATTCAGGTTTAGGTATCATCAGCGATACCGATCCACAGCCCATCCTCGTCAACTCACATCTCGGGCGCTATGCCGTCGTAACTGTGGCAAAGGTGAACAACCTGCGCGAAATTGCTGAAGAACTCAAGGAGAAGCGCATGCACCTCTCCGAAATGAGCCAAAACAACATTAACCAAACTGAACTCATCGCTCTGCTTGTTAATATGGGCGACACTTTCGTTGACGGCATCAATCTCATTTTCAAGAAAGTGAAAGGTTCATGCTCACTCCTCGTACTCACTGAAGATGGCATCATTGCAGCTCGCGATGCACTGGGCAGAACTCCTATCATATTGGGGCGAAAAGATGGCGCCTATGCAGCTACAAGTGAATCAACTTCTCTACCTAATTTAGGCTATGACATCGTTCGCAATGTAGGACCAGGAGAAATTGTGAAAATTACAGCAGAAGGCGAGGAAGTGCTGCAAAAACCATTCAGCCGTTGTCAGATTTGTTCTTTTCTGTGGGTATATTATGGTTTCCCCGTGAGCGAATATGAAGGCATCAATGCTGAATATGTTCGCGAAACGGCTGGGCAGAAAATGGGAGAGGAAGACGACCTTGAAGCCGACTGTGTGTGTGGCATACCCGACAGTGGTGTGGGCTTCGCGCTCGGCTATTCCGATGGACATAAAATACCCTATAAGCGCGCGGTACTGAAATACACCCCCACATGGCCCCGATCATTCACACCAAGCAAGCAAAGCCGAAGACAACTCGTAGCAAAAATGAAACTCATACCCAATAGAGCCATTTTGGACAATCAGCGTGTAGTGTTCTGCGACGACTCCATCGTCAGAGGAACCCAACTGCGCGACAATGTCAAAATGTTCTTCGACTATGGCGCACGCGAAGTACACGCACGCATTTCGTGTCCTCCACTCGTTTATGGTTGTCCTTTCGTAGGCTTCACTGCTTCAAAGAGCGAAATGGAACTACTTACACGCCAAATCATTCAAGATTTCGAAGGCGATGCCAACAAAAATCTTGAAAAATATGCCACAACCGACACACCAGAATACACTCGCATGGTCAATGAAATTGGCAAGCGTCTCGGACTCACTTCAGTGAAATTCAACAAGATAGAAACACTCATTGATGCCATCGGTTTACCAAAAGACCGCGTCTGCACCCACTGTTTCGATGGCACTTCATACGAATTCACCGACACACTGACCGAAGAAGAAACGGCAGAATAA
- a CDS encoding HIT family protein, whose translation MTLFSRIVKGEIPSYKCAENDKYYAFLDINPITRGHTLVIPKREVDYFFDLTDEELAEIMLFAKDVAAAIKSVFPCKKVGMTVLGLEVNHAHIHLAPLKSEDDLDFWKEKLTLPAEEMQEIANKIFTAYTNI comes from the coding sequence ATGACACTTTTCAGTAGAATAGTAAAAGGAGAAATACCCTCCTACAAATGCGCTGAGAACGATAAGTACTACGCATTTCTCGACATCAACCCCATCACACGCGGACATACTCTCGTCATTCCTAAGCGCGAAGTAGATTACTTCTTCGACCTTACCGACGAAGAACTCGCCGAAATCATGCTTTTTGCAAAAGATGTGGCAGCAGCAATCAAAAGTGTTTTCCCATGCAAGAAGGTCGGTATGACAGTGCTCGGACTCGAAGTGAACCACGCACACATCCACCTCGCACCCCTCAAAAGCGAGGATGACCTCGACTTCTGGAAGGAAAAACTAACCCTTCCTGCCGAGGAGATGCAGGAGATAGCAAATAAAATCTTCACTGCATACACAAATATTTAA